The Thermocrinis albus DSM 14484 genome segment TTCCCTCCTAATCTGTTGGCACCGTGAACACCTGTACAGGCACACTCACCCACCGCGTAAAGACCTTCAAGGGATGTGGAGGAGGTCTGGTAGTTCACCACATGAACACCACCCATACAGTAATGGGCTGTAGGTCTTATAGGCACAAGGTCCTTGACGGGATCAACACCTTCAAAGTCCATGGCCAGTTGTCTCACCTGAGGGAGTCTCTCCTTAATCTTTTCCTTACCCAGGTGTCTTAGGTCCAGATACACATACGCCTCTACCCCGGCACCTACACCTCTACCTTCTCTTATCTCGTACTCTATAGCTCTGGACACTATGTCACGAGGTGCCAGCTCCATTTTGTCGGGTGCGTAACGCGCCATGAAACGCTCTCCTAACGCGTTGAGGAGATATCCTCCTTCACCTCTGCAGGCTTCTGAAAGCAAAATGCCTGTTCGTGCCAGGCCCGTAGGGTGAAACTGAATAAACTCCATATCTCTCAGAGGAACACCGTTCCTCAGCGCCACAGCCACACCGTCTCCTGTGTTACCCACCGCGTTGGTACTTCTCTGCCAGTATACGCGAGCAAAACCACCGGTGGCCAACACCACGCTTTTGGCTGCCAGCACTACCACCTCCCCGTTCTTTATGTCATAGAGGCTGACACCTTTGACCCTCTTCCCATCGTGGATTATGTCCAGTAAGAAAAACTCGTTGTAAAAGTCTATGTTGTCTCTGGAAAGAGCCTGTTCAAACAAGGTGTGGAGAAGCACGTGGCCTGTTCTGTCTGCCGAGTATACGGTACGGGGAAAGGAGGCACCTCCGAAGGGTCTCTGGGCTATGCGACCGTCCGGAAGCCGGGAGAAAGGAACACCCCATCTGTCCAGTTCGTAGACCACCTCAGGTGCCTCCTCACACATAAAGAAAACGGCATCCTGATCTGCTAAAAAATCAGACCCTTTTATAGTATCGTAGGCGTGAGCCTCGGGACTGTCGTTGGGAACCACATGACCCAGTGCGGCGTTCAAACCACCCTGTGCAGCTCCCGTATGGGAACGGGTAGGATAAACTTTTGAAACTACAGCCACCTTTACGGAAGGATCTCTGGCTGCCTCCAACGCTGTCCTGAGACCGGCACCACCTGCACCCACTATAACCACATCGTACCTGTTCATGCTGTGATATTTTAAGATATATGCAAAGGAAGGTGGCCCTCATCACAGGTATAAAGCGTATAGGTGGTTCGGTAGCAGAAGCCCTTTTGCGGGAAGGCTGGTGTGTCAGCGTGGTTTACAACACATCGGAAGATGTTTACAAAAAGCTGAAAGAAGGGTACGGTGACAGAGTATTAGGTATAAAGACCGATCTCACTCAAGACAACCACCAGCGTATAGTGGAGGAGACATACGGACATTTTGGTAGGCTGGACGCCTTTCTACATCTGGCATCACCCTATTTTCCTACACCCCTTGAAGAACTAAATCCTTCCCACCTTTACCTTCACTTCAAACCTATAGCAGAAGCCTTCATCTTTATAGCTAAACATGCTTTTTTCCACATGCTCAAGAACGAAGGCACAGTGAAGGGTAGAATCATAGCTTACGGTGACTGGGCCACCAACCTAACACCCTACAGAAACTACGCTGCTTACTTCGTGGCAAAGGGAGCTCTCCACACCGCGGTGAAGGTCCTAGCCAGAGAGATGGCACCCCATGTACTGGTAAACGCCATAGCTCTAGGGCCGGTGCTGATACCGGATCATGTATCGGAGGAAAAGTGGAGGGATTACCTCCAAAAAACCCCCCTCAAAAGACCTGTGTCTGTGGAAGACATAGTGCTTCTCAGTCTCACTTTACTACGTATGGACAGTATGACGGGAGAGATACTGTACTTAGACAGCGGTAGAAACATTTCGGGATCTTGCAGTTAACCGTTTCTGAGAAGTCTCTGAATCTTCTCTTCCATAATATCTTTGTGATACAGCTTTTCTTTCTTTAGTTGTTCTATCTGCATCTCCAGTTGGTGAGTCATAGGATGATGTTTCTCCAGTTTGGCTATCTCTTTATCCAGCTCCTCGTGTTTCTTGTAGTGGTGTCTGAACTCTGGATCTTCTTCCAACAGCTTCTTGATGGCTTCTTCCCTCGTCATAACACGTCCTCCTCCTTGGGTCTTAGAAATATTAAACCAAAAATGGTGAGGATATATCCTACCGTAAGAAGGGTAAGGGAGGGAAAGATCAGGTAGAAGAGAAAGGAGAAAAAGAAGGGTAAAGAAACTAAGGAAAAGAGCCAGAAGTATCTGCGTGTAGCGGTGTAGTTCCACAGAGGGTCCTGCTGGTGCTCTACGGGAAAGACCCTACCCTTTATCCAGACAGCGGCCACAAAGGTGATAAAGAAGAGGACCACCACCAAAAAGGTGAGTCCCCACTTAGTGTTGGGATGGAGGGGAAGGCGGAAGAAGGGATAAGTGGGTAAAGATCCCAGGAACACTATACTAACAAAGCCTATCCAAGCTCGGTGAAACTTTTTTATCCTTCTGTGGTACTCTTTTATCATCAAACATATTATACAGGTGGTGTTATTGACAAATGAGAAAAATTTGCATATAATACTTATTAAAACTTGGAGGTGAAGAAGAGATGAGTGAGATGGCCATAGGTGGCACCAAGGACTTTGAGTTCAACGTGAAGGATCCTGACTTTCTGAAGGAGGAAAGTATATGGGAAGAAGCAAGGAGGGTGTACTCTAAGTGTAAGGACTGTAGGATGTGTGTTACCTACTGTCCTTCTTTCCCGGCCCTCTTTGATGCGGTGGATCGTCACGATGATGACGTCAGTAAACTCTCCAAAGAGGAACTGGCTTTACCTTTGGAGCTATGTTTCCACTGTAAACAGTGTTACTTTAAGTGTCCCTACACCCCACCCCACGAATGGAGAATAGACTTTCCACACCTCTCCTTAAGGTACAAGGTATGGAAGTTCAAAAACAAACGTGCCAAAATAACTGACAAGCTTATGCTCAACACCGATCTGGTGGGTAAGATGTCGGTACCTATAGCACCCCTGGTGAACACTCTGAGCAGCGCCAAGCCTGTCAGAGTTCTGCTAGAGAACTTTATGGGCATAGACAGGAGAGCTAAGCTCCCCCCCTTCAACACTCAGACCTTGGCAAACTGGTACAAGAATAACCGGCAACCGGTGAAGGGTCAGAATGGTAGAGTAGTGTTCTTTACCACATGCCTCTTTAACTACAACTATCTGGACAAGGGAATAGCTGCTCTGAGGGTTCTGGAAAAGAACGACGTGTGGGTAGAGATCCCTCAGCAGCAGTGCTGCGGTATTCCTTTCTTTGATATAGGAGACATAGACTCTGCCACCCAAAAGGCTCTCTTCAACGTCCAGCAACTGAAACCCTACGTGGAGGCAGGCTACGACATAGTGGTTCCAGTTCCCACCTGTGCTCTCCAGATAAAGTACGAGTACCCTCTCCTGCTGCCGGACAATGAGGATGTTAAACTGGTATCCTCTAAGGTTTACGACCTTCACCAATATCTGTGGAAACTTCACGAGGAAGGTAGGTTCAACAGAGAGTTTAAAGTATCCATGGGAAACATCCTGTATCACATACCCTGCCACCTTAAGTCCCTCAACGTGGGTTACAGAGCCGCCGCTCTTATGAGGCTTATACCGGGTACGAAGGTGAGAATAGTGGAGCGTTGCTCAGGACACGATGGAACCTTTGGTGTGCGTAAAGAGACCTTTGATATGGCCTATAAAGTGGGTTCAAAACTTTTTGAAGAAATACAGGCAGCGGGAGCCGACCTTATAGTCTCCGACTGTCCTTTGGCCAGTAACCAGATAGAGATGGCTACAGGGAAGAAACCTCTTCACCCTATAGAAGTTATCTACAGAGCTTACGGCTGAGGCTCCTGGGCCTCGGCCCTTTTAGGTATCTTTACAGAAGAAAACCAAACGTACACCACCAACAGCCATAGAACGCAGAGAACAGCACCCCCTACCACCAGGTAGGCCAGACCATGTTTGAGGGCGAATCCACCCCAAACACCTCCTAAAAAGGCACCCAAAAACTGGGTGGTGTTAAAGAATCCCAAAGCCAGGCCTCTCACGTCTCTGTGGGTCAACTTGGTGAGCAAAGAAGGTACTATCGGCTCCAAAAGGTGGAATCCCACAAAGAAGAGAAACACCAAAGCCACCGCTCCCCAGAAATTCCTGAAAAGATCGTATAAGGCAAAACCTACCAGTATGGACAGTATACCCGCTAAAAAGACCTCCTTAAACTTCCCCCTCTTCTCGGCAAAGATGGTGGAGGGTACCATGATGGCCAGAGATACCAGAACCGCCGGTAAGTAGATCTTGAAATGTTCAGGTTTAGGAAAATGGTAGTTGTAGACCAGCTGGTAGGGCACGAAGGTAAATATTCCTGTTAGGAAAGCGTGGGTGAGGGCTATGGAGAAGTTGAGAACAAGCTGATTGGGATCTTTCAAGAGTAATAGTATGTTGGAGAGGGAAGGTTTTATCTCCCTATCGGAGGCGTGAACCTTAGGTTCCGGTATGAAAAACATAACGTAGAAGGTGGCAACGAGGCTAAGAAGGGCTGTCATGTAAAAGAGGAAAGGAACACCCAGATAGCCGGCCAAGACGGGAGCAGCAGTGATACTGAAGGCAAAGACGAGCCCTATGGAGGCACCTATGTGAGCGAAGGCTCTGGTTCTGACCTCTTCACGCGTAAGATCCGCAGCGAGGGCCGTCATGGCAGAGGAAACAGCTCCGAAACCTTGAATGAAACGTGCCAACACCATGGTCCATATGTTACTGGCAAGACCCCCCATCAGACTACCTATCGCGTAAGTCAGCATCCCCACAAAGATGACGGGTTTTCTTCCGATACGGTCAGAGAGGTAACCGAAAGGTATCTGAAGAAAAGCCTGAGCGAAGCCGTATATACCTACGGCGAGTCCTATAAGCTGTGGGGATGCACCTTCCAGATTACGCAAGTAAGGAGAGAGAACAGGAAGTAGCAAAAACAGACCCAGCATCCGTACCGCTACCGCAAAGGTTATACCTAAAACAGCCTTGCGTTCCTCTGGTGTGAACTCCTTCAGCATAGGTATCTATTTTAAGGTTGAGAACCACCCTCATCAAGCTGGGAAAAAAGGGTATAATATACTATCTTATGATTTACTCAGAATCTGTTAAGTACGCTCTTCTGGCACTGGCCTACATGGCTCTCAACAGGGATAGGTTGGTAAAGTCCGAAGAGGTGTCCCAGGTTCAGAACATACCTCGCCCATTCCTCTCCAAGATATTTCATAAGCTGGTGAGGGAAAGGATACTGAAATCCTACAAGGGTCCCACAGGTGGTTTTACCTTTGCTATACCTCCAGAGGAGATAACAATACTGGACGTGATAAAAGCTTTGGACGAGGACTACAAACTGGATTACTGCGCTCTAAGACCTGGGCGATGTGAGGAGTGGCAAACCTCTCCCTGTAACGTCCACGACAAATGGGTGGCACTAAGGGAGCACGTACTGGAGTATCTCACCACTACCACTATAGCGGAACTGGCAGGTGTAGAGGATAAACACAGGAAACCTGTAAAATAGTCAACGTGGGAGAGTTTTCAAGAATAGCATTGGCATATATCCTGATCTTCTTCTTGGTGTTTCTTTCTCGTCGCTACAGGTTGTCGGCGGAGAGGGATCTAATAGAATCCACCCTCAGAACCACCCTACAGTTACTCCTCCTAGGTTACTTCCTCGGATATCTGTTTCACTGGAGATCCACCACATCTCTCCTTGCGGTGATACTCCTTATGTCTTTGGCAGCATCCTTCATAGCGGCAGAGAGGTTCCCCTTAGGAGGCAGTAGGTGGAGAGGACTCTTGGTGGGAGGGTTTTCCCTCAATGTGTCCAGTGCTTTGGTATTTCTAAGTCTGTATCTTATGGGAGCCATAAAGCACAACTATGCGGAAACCATAACCCTGTGGGGTCTTGTTTTGGGAAACTCTCTCAGCAACGTAACATTGGCTTTTGAACGCTTGAGTGCAGAGGCCAAAAATAGAAGGAACGAAATAGAGGCCAAGGTGGCCCTAGGTGCTAGCCTCAGAACAGCCATGGAGGACTGTATAAAAGCAGCCATGAGGGCAGCTATGATGCCTAAGTACAATATGCTGAAGTCAGCGGGTATAGTGCATATACCAGGTGTGTCGGCGGGTATGGTGATAGCAGGTATGGATCCTATGGAGGCTATGGTATACCAGATACTGGTCATGTACATGCTTCTTTCGGTGGGTTTCCTCACATCTTTACTGGTGCTACTGATGAGTTACAGACACGCCCTCCGTTGATATAATCAAAAAGATGAGGTTCCTAATTCTTTTACTGTTTTCTTCCTTTCTCACCTTTGCAAAAGGTCTTCTACTGGCCACCACATATCCCATCTACTACCCTCTTAAGTTTATAGCCTACCCAGAAAGGAACGTGGACGTTCTTATAAACACACGAACGGATCCCCACCACTACGAGCTTAGACCCACAGAGGTGAAGAAGATGCTTTCTGCAGACTACGTGTTCACCTTAGGTCTAGAACCTTGGGAGAGATCTCTGAAGGGAAGGGTCGTAAAGGTGGGTAACGTGAGAGGTCTTATATCTTACGGGCGCCAGCAGGATCCTCACCTGTGGCTATCGCCCAAAACTTACATCTATCTGGTGGAGAACCTCTGCAGACAGCTAAAGGAAACAGATCCTTCCAGGCAGGTGGTTTATGAAAAGAGATGCAAAACCTATCTACAAAAACTGGAAGAGCTGGACAAACTTTTTCAGAACACCTTATCCAGATGCAGGGTGAGGTACTTGGTGTCTACACATACCGCCTTTGCCTACCTTGCACGGGATTATCAACTTATCAACGTGGGTCTAAGAGGTGTACATGCTGAAGAAGAACCAAAACCTTCCGAGCTCTTTAAGATAATACGCCTTATGAAGGAAAAGGGTGTCAGAGCCATTTATGTAGAAGAAGGTTATGATACCACCACGGCACGCTACATAGCAGAGCAAGTGGGAGCAAAGGTATACTTTCTAAACAGCTCTCTGTATCCATCATCACCCCAGGACGATTACTTTTCCATAATGAAAAGAAACCTACAACAGCTGAAGGAAGGTCTTGAATGCCAGTAGAAGAAGTCATAAGGGTAGAGGATCTGTCCTTCGGCTATAGGAAGGGTGAGCTTCTCATACAAAACCTCAGTTTCCACGTTCGCAGGGGGGAGTTCTTCGGGATAATGGGTCCCAACGGTGCTGGCAAAACGACCCTCCTGAAGATACTGCTGGGTTTTTTAAAACCTACTCATGGCAGGGTTTTCCTCATGGGAAAACCTTTGGAGAAGTTCCGTGAGTGGCACCGTATAGGCTACGTACCTCAGAGATGGACCACCGAAAGATCCTTTACAGGTACTGTAGCAGAGATCCTGAGAGCCTTTGCTCCTAAGGAGAGGGTAGGATGGATCATATCCTTTTTACATCTGGAACACCTATTGAATCGCCAGTTTAACAAGCTCTCCGGTGGAGAACAGCAGAAGTTGATGCTGGCCATAGCTCTCACTACAAACCCTGACATACTCTTTCTGGATGAACCTCTTACCGGGCTGGACATCCACGCTCAGGAGCACATAGAGAGCGTCCTTAAGGAAATAGCTAAAAGCAGGACGGTGGTGGTGGTGTC includes the following:
- a CDS encoding FAD-dependent oxidoreductase; the encoded protein is MNRYDVVIVGAGGAGLRTALEAARDPSVKVAVVSKVYPTRSHTGAAQGGLNAALGHVVPNDSPEAHAYDTIKGSDFLADQDAVFFMCEEAPEVVYELDRWGVPFSRLPDGRIAQRPFGGASFPRTVYSADRTGHVLLHTLFEQALSRDNIDFYNEFFLLDIIHDGKRVKGVSLYDIKNGEVVVLAAKSVVLATGGFARVYWQRSTNAVGNTGDGVAVALRNGVPLRDMEFIQFHPTGLARTGILLSEACRGEGGYLLNALGERFMARYAPDKMELAPRDIVSRAIEYEIREGRGVGAGVEAYVYLDLRHLGKEKIKERLPQVRQLAMDFEGVDPVKDLVPIRPTAHYCMGGVHVVNYQTSSTSLEGLYAVGECACTGVHGANRLGGNSLIELLVFGKFCGIAAREYAKQVDFLPISEGEERKGYEYVANLMEREGKESLALLRRKMGQIMWEKVGIFRDERSLREAYEELSELLERWHHVPVVDKSKVFNTNLLEVMELRNMLELARVVAYCALHRRESRGGHYREDYPERDDENFLKHSLVWWDGQDLKLEYIPVKIIKYQPAERKY
- a CDS encoding RrF2 family transcriptional regulator; the protein is MIYSESVKYALLALAYMALNRDRLVKSEEVSQVQNIPRPFLSKIFHKLVRERILKSYKGPTGGFTFAIPPEEITILDVIKALDEDYKLDYCALRPGRCEEWQTSPCNVHDKWVALREHVLEYLTTTTIAELAGVEDKHRKPVK
- a CDS encoding metal ABC transporter substrate-binding protein translates to MRFLILLLFSSFLTFAKGLLLATTYPIYYPLKFIAYPERNVDVLINTRTDPHHYELRPTEVKKMLSADYVFTLGLEPWERSLKGRVVKVGNVRGLISYGRQQDPHLWLSPKTYIYLVENLCRQLKETDPSRQVVYEKRCKTYLQKLEELDKLFQNTLSRCRVRYLVSTHTAFAYLARDYQLINVGLRGVHAEEEPKPSELFKIIRLMKEKGVRAIYVEEGYDTTTARYIAEQVGAKVYFLNSSLYPSSPQDDYFSIMKRNLQQLKEGLECQ
- a CDS encoding YdcH family protein is translated as MTREEAIKKLLEEDPEFRHHYKKHEELDKEIAKLEKHHPMTHQLEMQIEQLKKEKLYHKDIMEEKIQRLLRNG
- a CDS encoding metal ABC transporter ATP-binding protein is translated as MPVEEVIRVEDLSFGYRKGELLIQNLSFHVRRGEFFGIMGPNGAGKTTLLKILLGFLKPTHGRVFLMGKPLEKFREWHRIGYVPQRWTTERSFTGTVAEILRAFAPKERVGWIISFLHLEHLLNRQFNKLSGGEQQKLMLAIALTTNPDILFLDEPLTGLDIHAQEHIESVLKEIAKSRTVVVVSHDIGFVMRNATRVLCLGMPSCVVVEPHQFKDIMKDLYGLHP
- a CDS encoding anaerobic glycerol-3-phosphate dehydrogenase subunit C; amino-acid sequence: MSEMAIGGTKDFEFNVKDPDFLKEESIWEEARRVYSKCKDCRMCVTYCPSFPALFDAVDRHDDDVSKLSKEELALPLELCFHCKQCYFKCPYTPPHEWRIDFPHLSLRYKVWKFKNKRAKITDKLMLNTDLVGKMSVPIAPLVNTLSSAKPVRVLLENFMGIDRRAKLPPFNTQTLANWYKNNRQPVKGQNGRVVFFTTCLFNYNYLDKGIAALRVLEKNDVWVEIPQQQCCGIPFFDIGDIDSATQKALFNVQQLKPYVEAGYDIVVPVPTCALQIKYEYPLLLPDNEDVKLVSSKVYDLHQYLWKLHEEGRFNREFKVSMGNILYHIPCHLKSLNVGYRAAALMRLIPGTKVRIVERCSGHDGTFGVRKETFDMAYKVGSKLFEEIQAAGADLIVSDCPLASNQIEMATGKKPLHPIEVIYRAYG
- a CDS encoding MFS transporter encodes the protein MLKEFTPEERKAVLGITFAVAVRMLGLFLLLPVLSPYLRNLEGASPQLIGLAVGIYGFAQAFLQIPFGYLSDRIGRKPVIFVGMLTYAIGSLMGGLASNIWTMVLARFIQGFGAVSSAMTALAADLTREEVRTRAFAHIGASIGLVFAFSITAAPVLAGYLGVPFLFYMTALLSLVATFYVMFFIPEPKVHASDREIKPSLSNILLLLKDPNQLVLNFSIALTHAFLTGIFTFVPYQLVYNYHFPKPEHFKIYLPAVLVSLAIMVPSTIFAEKRGKFKEVFLAGILSILVGFALYDLFRNFWGAVALVFLFFVGFHLLEPIVPSLLTKLTHRDVRGLALGFFNTTQFLGAFLGGVWGGFALKHGLAYLVVGGAVLCVLWLLVVYVWFSSVKIPKRAEAQEPQP
- a CDS encoding SDR family oxidoreductase, which gives rise to MQRKVALITGIKRIGGSVAEALLREGWCVSVVYNTSEDVYKKLKEGYGDRVLGIKTDLTQDNHQRIVEETYGHFGRLDAFLHLASPYFPTPLEELNPSHLYLHFKPIAEAFIFIAKHAFFHMLKNEGTVKGRIIAYGDWATNLTPYRNYAAYFVAKGALHTAVKVLAREMAPHVLVNAIALGPVLIPDHVSEEKWRDYLQKTPLKRPVSVEDIVLLSLTLLRMDSMTGEILYLDSGRNISGSCS
- a CDS encoding ABC transporter permease is translated as MGEFSRIALAYILIFFLVFLSRRYRLSAERDLIESTLRTTLQLLLLGYFLGYLFHWRSTTSLLAVILLMSLAASFIAAERFPLGGSRWRGLLVGGFSLNVSSALVFLSLYLMGAIKHNYAETITLWGLVLGNSLSNVTLAFERLSAEAKNRRNEIEAKVALGASLRTAMEDCIKAAMRAAMMPKYNMLKSAGIVHIPGVSAGMVIAGMDPMEAMVYQILVMYMLLSVGFLTSLLVLLMSYRHALR